From a single Bacillus pseudomycoides DSM 12442 genomic region:
- a CDS encoding pyruvate kinase, with protein MTIDRICTIGPASNNKDTLSQLIRNGMNIIRLNLSHGSHGSHKEIIQLVKSLDDSIKILGDLQGPKIRLGVIEENGVTLQAGDTFTLYIHSISGNKEEASVDYPGIINDVKVGNRILINDGQVELTVEKISEDKIETKVKVGGDIASHKGVNLPGTIVSLPAITEKDKKDIQFLLSENVDFIACSFVRKPSHIQEIRNFIRLKNETSPNLIAKVETMEAIENFQEICKEVEGIMIARGDLGVELPYQFIPLLQKMMIHECNRTNTYVITATQMLQSMVDYSIPTRAEVTDVFQAVLDGTNAVMLSAESASGDHPIESIKTLRLVSEFAERVKKDAPFVMKDVLELLHKSI; from the coding sequence ATGACAATTGATCGAATTTGTACAATTGGACCGGCGAGTAATAATAAGGATACTTTGTCGCAGTTAATAAGAAATGGTATGAATATTATCCGCCTTAATTTATCGCATGGTTCCCATGGAAGCCATAAGGAAATAATTCAATTGGTAAAATCTTTAGATGATTCCATCAAAATTTTAGGGGATTTACAAGGACCCAAGATAAGATTGGGAGTTATTGAAGAAAATGGAGTTACTCTTCAAGCAGGAGATACTTTTACTTTATACATTCATTCTATTTCTGGAAACAAAGAAGAAGCAAGTGTTGATTATCCAGGGATTATTAATGACGTGAAAGTTGGAAATAGAATTCTTATTAATGATGGACAAGTTGAGTTAACGGTTGAAAAGATAAGCGAGGATAAAATAGAAACAAAAGTAAAGGTAGGTGGCGATATAGCTTCTCATAAGGGGGTGAATTTACCAGGTACAATCGTTAGCTTACCAGCTATTACAGAGAAGGATAAAAAAGATATTCAGTTTCTTTTAAGTGAGAATGTTGACTTTATTGCATGCTCATTTGTTAGAAAACCTTCTCATATACAGGAAATCCGGAACTTTATCCGCCTAAAAAATGAAACTTCACCAAATCTAATTGCTAAGGTGGAAACGATGGAGGCCATCGAGAATTTTCAGGAGATATGTAAAGAAGTGGAGGGTATTATGATTGCCAGGGGCGATTTAGGCGTAGAATTACCGTACCAATTTATTCCGCTTTTACAAAAAATGATGATTCATGAGTGTAATCGCACAAATACGTATGTGATTACGGCAACGCAAATGCTTCAATCCATGGTGGATTATTCTATTCCTACAAGAGCTGAGGTGACTGATGTATTTCAAGCTGTATTGGATGGAACGAATGCTGTTATGCTTTCTGCTGAAAGTGCATCAGGTGATCATCCGATTGAAAGTATTAAAACATTGCGTCTAGTTTCTGAGTTTGCTGAGCGTGTAAAAAAAGATGCCCCCTTTGTTATGAAAGATGTGCTGGAATTATTACATAAATCCATTTAG
- a CDS encoding small acid-soluble spore protein H: MNKQRAQEIASSPVMANVTYNGVPIYIQNVDKNNETARIYPLNEPQNEQEIPLSNLIEH; encoded by the coding sequence ATGAACAAACAACGAGCACAAGAGATTGCATCTTCACCGGTTATGGCTAATGTAACCTATAATGGAGTTCCGATTTATATTCAAAATGTAGATAAAAATAATGAAACAGCTAGAATTTACCCCCTTAATGAGCCTCAAAATGAGCAGGAAATTCCTTTATCCAACTTAATAGAACATTAA
- a CDS encoding DUF2935 domain-containing protein codes for MNRDETSLHPDTGVTSVMFVERSLNEIRFWSRIMKEHSLFLRLGFRCEDTQLIQEANQFYRLFEHIEQIAYSYTNQTDPEQIKRFNSEVQQAATNIFGFKRKILGLILTCKLPGQNNFPLLVDHTSREADYFRKRLIELNEGRLDALPDAIIKENVFFLRIMADHAKFIGHLLDPSERKLVDIARNFSNDFDELMYQAIDLESMKPQSQTVPLLDQFLDQNRVSVTSLRDFKKTARDLIEQCKIKSIIHPLLADHVFREADRFLEIIDMFDAHLTSVKSQSR; via the coding sequence ATGAATAGGGATGAAACCTCATTACATCCTGATACGGGTGTTACGTCTGTAATGTTTGTTGAACGATCATTAAATGAAATCCGTTTTTGGTCTAGAATCATGAAAGAGCATTCTCTATTTCTTCGATTGGGGTTTAGATGTGAGGATACTCAATTAATCCAAGAGGCTAATCAATTTTACCGATTGTTTGAACACATCGAACAAATTGCATATTCTTATACAAATCAAACAGATCCTGAGCAAATAAAGAGATTTAATTCAGAAGTACAACAAGCTGCAACTAATATTTTTGGATTTAAACGAAAAATTCTAGGATTAATTCTCACATGTAAATTGCCAGGACAAAATAATTTTCCACTGTTAGTTGACCATACAAGTAGGGAAGCTGATTATTTTAGAAAACGCTTAATTGAATTAAATGAAGGTAGATTGGATGCTCTTCCTGATGCTATTATTAAAGAAAATGTTTTCTTTTTAAGGATTATGGCAGACCATGCTAAATTTATTGGTCATCTTCTTGATCCATCGGAAAGAAAGCTTGTAGATATAGCCCGGAATTTTAGCAATGATTTTGATGAATTGATGTATCAAGCAATTGACTTAGAATCTATGAAACCACAATCTCAAACAGTTCCTCTTTTAGATCAATTTTTGGATCAAAATCGTGTGTCAGTCACATCTCTTCGGGATTTTAAGAAAACGGCACGTGATTTAATTGAGCAATGTAAAATAAAGAGTATCATTCATCCACTATTAGCAGACCATGTTTTCCGTGAAGCTGATAGATTTCTTGAAATAATTGATATGTTTGATGCTCATCTTACAAGCGTTAAATCACAATCTAGATAG
- a CDS encoding AAA family ATPase has translation MTQLDSLHPIVEKIINNIEKVIVGKRKEIILTLAALLTEGHVLLEDVPGVGKTMMVQALAKSIDANFKRIQFTPDLLPSDVTGVSIYNPKEYQFEFMAGPIMGNIVLADEINRTSPKTQSALLESMEEGNLTVDGITRPLPKPFFVIATQNPIEYEGTYPLPEAQLDRFLLKLKMGYPTPEEEFEILNRTEKTKPISHLQAVITIEELLHLQQNVRAIYTDKAIKHYIVKIVNQTRSYNSVQLGASPRGSIALMKAAQAYALINGRDFVIPDDVKCLAPYVLAHRLILKIETKFEGITPESVIIKIIARTPVPAQKAKNS, from the coding sequence ATGACGCAACTCGATTCTTTGCACCCAATTGTAGAAAAGATAATCAATAACATTGAAAAAGTGATTGTCGGAAAGCGAAAGGAAATCATTCTTACCTTAGCGGCTCTCTTAACCGAAGGCCATGTACTATTAGAAGATGTACCAGGTGTCGGGAAAACAATGATGGTACAAGCCCTTGCAAAATCCATCGATGCAAATTTCAAACGGATTCAATTTACTCCTGATTTACTGCCATCAGATGTAACAGGTGTTTCTATTTATAATCCGAAAGAATATCAATTTGAATTTATGGCAGGACCTATTATGGGAAATATCGTGCTAGCTGATGAAATTAACCGTACATCACCAAAAACGCAGTCAGCCTTGCTTGAAAGTATGGAGGAAGGCAATTTAACAGTAGATGGTATAACAAGACCTTTACCAAAGCCATTTTTTGTAATAGCTACACAAAATCCAATTGAGTATGAAGGAACGTATCCTTTACCAGAGGCTCAGCTCGACCGTTTCTTACTAAAGCTAAAAATGGGCTATCCCACACCGGAAGAAGAATTTGAAATTTTAAATCGGACAGAAAAAACAAAGCCTATCTCTCATTTACAAGCCGTTATTACAATAGAAGAATTACTACACTTACAACAAAACGTACGGGCAATATATACAGACAAGGCCATCAAACACTACATCGTAAAAATCGTTAATCAAACCCGATCTTATAATTCCGTACAGCTAGGGGCTAGCCCCCGTGGCTCCATTGCTTTGATGAAAGCTGCACAAGCTTATGCGCTCATAAATGGCAGGGATTTTGTCATTCCAGATGATGTTAAATGTTTAGCTCCATATGTTTTAGCTCATAGACTCATTTTAAAAATAGAGACGAAATTTGAAGGGATAACACCAGAAAGCGTTATCATAAAAATTATCGCCCGGACTCCAGTACCGGCTCAAAAGGCGAAAAACTCCTAA
- a CDS encoding DUF1700 domain-containing protein, with amino-acid sequence MNKEQFLRDLSGHLRKLSEEERQDILYDYEEHFQFGLEEGKTEVEIIKGLGSPKAIAKEMLALYRFDEMKKDPSASNITRAVMAAIGLSLLNFILVLGPLVAIISFIFALWVGGVASVVAPLFVVIKILTGTFLWLEVFVSITFVGVGLLLCIGAYYCTKWFKKFCVRYVNWNLKMIRGE; translated from the coding sequence ATGAACAAAGAACAGTTTCTTCGAGATCTATCAGGACATCTTAGAAAGTTATCAGAAGAAGAAAGACAGGATATTTTATACGATTATGAGGAGCATTTTCAGTTTGGATTAGAGGAAGGGAAGACAGAGGTAGAAATTATAAAAGGACTCGGTTCGCCAAAAGCAATTGCGAAAGAGATGTTAGCGTTATATCGTTTTGATGAGATGAAAAAGGATCCATCTGCTTCAAATATAACAAGAGCTGTAATGGCGGCAATTGGTCTTAGTTTATTAAATTTTATTCTTGTATTAGGTCCTTTAGTCGCAATTATAAGTTTTATATTTGCACTTTGGGTTGGTGGAGTTGCTAGCGTTGTGGCACCACTATTTGTAGTAATTAAAATCCTAACTGGTACTTTTTTGTGGCTTGAGGTATTCGTTTCTATTACGTTTGTTGGTGTTGGATTATTGTTATGTATAGGTGCTTACTACTGTACAAAATGGTTTAAAAAATTTTGTGTGCGCTATGTCAATTGGAATCTCAAAATGATTAGAGGGGAATAG
- a CDS encoding PadR family transcriptional regulator, protein MNVQFKKGVLELCVLALVKRKDCYGYELVQQISNKFLISEGSVYPLLRRLTKEGYFQTYLKESTEGPPRKYYQLTNQGEEQLHLLVTDWRDFARGVQEIIEEV, encoded by the coding sequence TTGAACGTCCAGTTTAAAAAAGGTGTGCTAGAACTTTGTGTACTGGCACTTGTCAAACGAAAAGATTGCTACGGTTATGAGCTCGTTCAGCAAATCTCCAATAAATTTTTAATATCGGAAGGGTCTGTATATCCGTTATTACGTCGATTAACAAAAGAGGGCTATTTTCAAACATATTTAAAAGAATCAACAGAAGGGCCACCGCGTAAATATTATCAATTAACAAATCAAGGTGAAGAACAACTCCATTTACTTGTAACGGATTGGCGTGACTTTGCTAGAGGGGTACAAGAAATTATTGAAGAGGTGTAA
- a CDS encoding DUF4097 family beta strand repeat-containing protein, with product MKKIVLIAVACIIIGVIGISQTYSKTVDAAEKGETERVIKNEVIKNLEIDLDAEDVTVQKGNDSSFYIKQSGNTTKQKISIDEKGDILKVQGKIKKGISLDFSFLSFGFKSSGVTIVVPERAYQDIKVSSSAGEITVNDVKSERIEAATLGGDVEIERVTAKKVEGSSKAGGIKMKKVSGKVVAKTTSGDVDVIDHDSKYDVEASSTAGDVDIRLLEKPQDATVSGKTFAGEVKVFKEEERNVVVGNGSVKISGQTSAGDVTIEAN from the coding sequence ATGAAAAAGATAGTATTAATAGCTGTCGCTTGTATCATTATTGGTGTTATTGGTATATCGCAAACATATTCAAAAACAGTAGATGCGGCGGAAAAGGGAGAAACTGAAAGAGTTATAAAAAATGAAGTAATTAAAAATCTAGAAATTGATTTGGATGCTGAGGATGTTACAGTTCAAAAAGGGAATGATTCTTCTTTTTATATAAAACAATCAGGAAATACTACGAAGCAAAAAATAAGTATTGATGAAAAAGGAGATATATTAAAAGTTCAAGGTAAGATAAAAAAAGGAATTTCATTAGATTTTTCATTTTTATCATTTGGGTTTAAATCGTCGGGGGTAACAATTGTTGTTCCAGAACGTGCTTATCAAGACATAAAAGTAAGTTCTTCTGCTGGTGAGATAACAGTAAATGATGTGAAGAGTGAACGCATAGAAGCTGCAACGCTTGGTGGAGATGTAGAAATAGAGCGGGTGACAGCGAAGAAAGTAGAAGGATCTTCAAAAGCGGGCGGAATTAAAATGAAAAAAGTAAGTGGAAAAGTTGTTGCGAAAACAACAAGTGGAGATGTGGACGTTATTGATCATGACTCTAAATATGATGTGGAAGCAAGCTCGACTGCAGGAGATGTTGATATTCGTCTACTTGAAAAGCCTCAAGATGCGACTGTAAGTGGGAAAACATTTGCTGGTGAAGTTAAGGTTTTCAAGGAGGAAGAAAGAAATGTAGTAGTAGGGAATGGGAGCGTAAAAATTAGCGGACAAACATCTGCAGGAGACGTGACAATTGAAGCGAATTAA